From a single Paenibacillus sp. FSL W8-0426 genomic region:
- a CDS encoding stalk domain-containing protein, producing MKHTRTWRYTAAGITASMLAGVLLFSSSSAPAYAAAANGNGNASGQAVSAKSSTAAVAEPFRIVTLGDSITVGYEPNLKDLPYGYVERLQEQGLLHGRTQTDNFGIAGLKSTGLKNFVAAIRAGQTISSEAIQPSLADPRAGQIGANVSAIRESLAQADLVAITIGGNDVSELLGTADKLDNEELEAKVKELLAAYTSNVNAVIQDIHALNPDVRIVIADQYQPMPEIGGKALYAKLMEAAAGFTTTIDGIAAQSVSDGIDVKVAHVAKEFVGGEGTMTHMIKDRDFHPNQFGYEAIAKVFAETIWGDYTKLTAPTSGQPMNIIVSGKLLDTPYKPINRDGKNYVAIQDIVNAVGAATVWDNKTSTATITYGERKVAVKIGASTVQVNGAAVAVDTPAFLNKVGKESKTYVPLAMVAEGLGFDVQYVAKLKTVFVNP from the coding sequence ATGAAACATACACGTACATGGAGATACACGGCCGCCGGTATTACAGCGAGCATGCTGGCAGGGGTGCTGCTCTTCTCCTCTTCTTCCGCACCGGCATACGCTGCCGCTGCCAATGGGAACGGGAATGCATCCGGGCAGGCAGTAAGCGCAAAAAGCAGCACTGCTGCGGTCGCAGAACCTTTCCGCATCGTCACATTAGGGGATTCCATTACGGTAGGGTACGAACCTAATTTGAAAGACCTTCCATACGGTTACGTGGAACGTCTGCAAGAGCAAGGGTTGCTTCACGGACGTACGCAGACCGACAATTTCGGCATTGCCGGACTGAAGAGCACTGGACTGAAAAACTTCGTTGCCGCGATTCGCGCTGGCCAAACGATCTCTTCGGAGGCGATTCAACCGAGCTTGGCTGATCCGCGCGCAGGACAGATCGGAGCCAACGTTTCTGCCATTCGCGAGAGTCTGGCACAAGCGGATCTCGTGGCCATTACGATTGGCGGCAACGACGTTTCCGAGCTGCTTGGAACGGCGGATAAGCTGGACAACGAGGAATTGGAGGCCAAAGTAAAGGAACTGCTTGCCGCGTATACCAGCAATGTGAATGCGGTAATTCAGGATATCCATGCGCTTAACCCGGATGTTCGCATCGTGATCGCGGACCAGTATCAGCCGATGCCCGAAATCGGGGGCAAAGCGTTGTATGCCAAACTGATGGAGGCGGCTGCCGGTTTTACGACGACCATTGATGGGATTGCGGCCCAATCCGTCAGCGATGGCATCGATGTGAAGGTGGCACACGTTGCCAAGGAATTCGTCGGCGGTGAAGGCACGATGACACATATGATCAAAGATCGCGATTTCCATCCGAACCAGTTTGGCTATGAAGCCATTGCCAAAGTGTTCGCCGAAACGATCTGGGGCGATTACACCAAGCTGACCGCCCCGACGTCGGGTCAACCGATGAACATTATCGTGAGCGGCAAACTGCTGGATACCCCGTACAAACCGATCAATCGCGACGGCAAAAACTATGTGGCGATCCAGGATATTGTGAATGCCGTGGGAGCCGCTACCGTGTGGGACAACAAAACGTCAACCGCAACGATTACATATGGCGAACGTAAGGTGGCCGTAAAAATCGGCGCGAGCACCGTTCAGGTTAACGGAGCAGCCGTTGCGGTGGATACGCCTGCATTCCTGAACAAGGTAGGCAAGGAGTCCAAAACGTACGTGCCGCTGGCGATGGTTGCCGAAGGTCTTGGTTTTGACGTGCAATACGTAGCGAAGTTGAAAACGGTATTTGTGAATCCATAA